The Thiovibrio frasassiensis region GGCCATATCTCTTGGCCGAAATATCGTTGTCACCGGCCATCAGCATCGTCTGGTTGAAGAATCTCTCCGGGGGTATCCCCTGTCATTTGTCCATCAGTCTCAACAACTCGGTACAGGGCATGCGGTTCTCGCCTGCGAGGGTGATTTGCGGGAGCATAAGGGCCATGTCCTTATCCTCTGTGGAGACACCCCTCTGGTCAGGCCTGAGACGTTGCGGCAGTTCCTCCAGGCTCATGTCGAAAGTGCTTCTCAATTAACGGTGATGACGACCAAGGTGTTGGATCCAAGCAACTATGGAAGGATTGTTTCCGACGAATACGGAAATATTGTAAAGATAGTAGAAGAAAAAGATGCTACCCGTGAACAAAAAGAGATCAAAGAGATAAACGCCGGTATTTATTGTGTCGAGGCAACTTTTTTATTCGATTCTCTCAAAAGAGTCGGTACTGATAATATGCAGGGTGAGATTTATCTTACCGATATTGTGGGGATTGCCACTGGCGATGGGGTGCACGTTCACAAGTTTTGTTGTTCGGACAGTGAGGAAATTTTGGGGGTAAACTCACGGCGCGAACTGTCGCAAGCACATACTGTTTTGCAGAGGCGTTATCTCCACGCACTTATGGAATCTGGGGTTACCCTTATCCAGCCAGAATCTGTTACCATCGAAAAAACCGTCATAATCGGAAAAGATTCGGTGATATATCCCTACACTTCCCTGACCGGGAAATGTACCATTGGCGCTGGGGTGTGCATTGACTCATTTGTGAAGATACGTGACTGTATGATTGGGGATTCTGCGCGGATTGGCTCTTTTGCTCATTTGCAGCAGAGCAATATTCCTGCCTGGTGTACAGTTGCGCCTCATACCATAGAGGTAAAGACGCGTTAATAGAGGTAAAGACGCGTTAATCACTGGAGCGGTTTATTTTACCTTATAACACAAATAGTCCTTCTCTCGTCCGAGATAAAGGGCTTGACTTTCGTTTTTCCGAAGGAGTAAATTTCATTGCTTAATGAGCAGTTGCTTGAACTAGTTTTTTTGGCTTGCTACCTCAAGCCATTGGCTCGCGGGGTGGGCTTTTCTAAATAAATTCTATTCATTTCGCCTTGTTTTGGGTGAGAGGAGTTCTGTATGGAGTATGAGGAAGATTTGAAGAAGCTTGAGAGTAACGTCGAGAAAATGTTGAACAATCTCGATTCAGTCCAGGGGGACAAGGTGCGATTGCAAGCCGACATCGTGCGCCTGGAACAGGACAAGAAAGAACTTGAGGAGCAGGTCAAGCGGTTGAAGGAGGAGAAGCAGAGTATCCATCAACGGGTATCAGGTTTGCTCGGCTCTATTGAGAAGTGGGAAAAAGCTGGGGCAATAGAGGTTGTTCCCGCTTCTGCAGCGAATGCTCTTGGCAAGGGCCCTTCTCAGCCTGTCCAAGGAGTCCTGGTGGGCGACTGATAGTGGAAATATATTGCTTTCAGGGATTTATTCTGTTAACCCTTTTAACTATGGTGCATTGTGGAACGATTGGTCACATTTAAAGTGCTTGGCCAGGAGTATCCGCTTTATACAGATGCCCCGGAAAAAGATGTGCAGGAAATTTTGTCTTTGGTAAAAATGCAATTGGAAAATGTTGGGCAAGCGTCTCAGCATGTTTTGCCAGCAAATAAGATCGGCATTTTAACCAGCTTGAATATCGCAAGCAAGTATGTGAAGATGAAAAGGGAATACGAAGAATATAAGCAACGGGTCGAAGAAAAAATTATTCTTCTGAGTGAAAAAATAGAAAAGAATTGTTAGACGGTGCAGTGTTTTCCCCTGCCTTGTTAGTGATTTAGGAGAGTGTCTCGAGCCAATATTTAAATTGAGGGCGACGTTGCTGTTTCTGGGATGGAATCCATTTAGGTGGAATTCCTTTAAGGGAACACAGGTACCGCCCACCTAACTCAGTTAGGTTCGATGTCATATCCTGACACTTCTATGGCGGGGGATTTGTTTGTTGCTGATTCTGTCCCTGCAGGATAGCGTTGGGGCATTTAGATAATATTGCATGGTGAAGGTTTATGGGTAGAGAGAATAAAGCTGAAACGGTTATTCTACCCATAAAGAGGATGCGAGAACGAAAGTGAGTACCGTCTTTTCCCAAAAGGGAACGGTACGTAGGATTGTGCTTCAGGTTCCTTGTTGTCATCATACGACAAAAAAAACTCTCCGGTCATATTGAGAGATATCATATTGAAATTGTGAAACAAATAGTCGTTTGAGGAGTTGTGTCAAACAAGAGATTTCCCCTGAAGCAGTTTTTCCTTTCCGTTGTTGTTTCCTCCTGATCCCCTTTCCCTGCATAAATAAGGGATTGCGGCTTATGTTGTTAGCCTGACCGTAAACTTTGCAATATTCCTTCCCATTATTTTAGGTATAATCACGATATGTTTCCCAAAGGGAACAGTGCGTGTTTTTCAGATAAATTCGACATGAGGTTGTCTCCGTGACTGTACAGATAATATTAGCGATCGTGCTTGGCATATGCAGTGGGGTTGGCCTTGGCTTTTTGGTGCGTAAGAAATTTCTTGAAGATCGCACGGAGAACCTTGAGGCACAGGGGCGTAAGCTTATCGAAAATGCCCTGGCTGAAGCAGAGCAAATTAAAAAAGAAGCGCTCCTGCAAAGTAAGGACGATGCTTTTGCTCTCAAGCAAGAAGCTGAAAGGGAGATTAAAGCGCTTAAAAAGGATGTTCTTGAAGAAGAGAAGAAATTCATTCAGAAGCTTGAACAGATTGAAAGGAAAATGGATTTTCTTGACAAACGGGAGATGGATTTTCTGAAAAAGGAACAAGCCTTTGCCCGAGAAGAAGAAGTTGTCGCTCGCCGGCAAAAAGAGATTGATCTAATTATTGAAGAACAGCGCGTCCAACTTGAAAAAATTTCCGGAATATCTCGCGAGGAAGCAATAAAACAGCTGACGGACAGTATCGAAAGTGAAGCACGGATGGAAGCCGCCAAGATGGTGGTCAAGATCGAAAACGAAACAAAGATCATTGCTGATAAAAAGGCAAAGGATATCATTGCCTTGGCTATTTCTCGATATGCGGGTGATTATGTCGCGGAAAAAACCGTCTCCGTCGTCCCCTTGCCAAATGAAGAGATGAAGGGGCGAATTATTGGTCGTGAAGGGCGGAATATCAGGGCGATTGAAGCAGCCACCGGGATTGATATCATTATCGATGATACCCCGGAAGCAGTTATCCTTTCGGGCTTTAATCCTGTGCGGCGTGAGGTGGCCCGTCAGTCTCTGGAAAGGTTGATTACCGATGGACGTATTCATCCTGCGAGAATCGAAGAGATTGTAGAAAAGGTGAGCGAAGAACTCGAAGTGACCATGCGGGAGGCCGGAGAGCAGGCAACCTTTGATGTGGGCGCACATGGCGTTAACCTGGAGTTGATCAAGTTGCTCGGCCGGCTTAAGTACCGAACCAGCTATGGTCAGAATGTCCTGCAGCATTCCTTGGAAGTCGCATTTCTGTGCGGCGTTATGGCGGCCGAGCTTGGCGTTGATGTGAAGCGGGCAAAACGGGCGGGATTGTTGCATGATATCGGCAAGGCTGTTGATCATGAAATTGAAGGTTCGCACGCCAGCATTGGCGCGGATTTGGCTAAAAAGTATGGCGAGTCCCCGGTTATTGTGCATGCCATTGCCGCCCATCATGAAGATATTGCCCCGGATGGAATCCTTGATGTGCTTGTTCAATCTGCGGATGCCCTTTCCGGCGCCCGCCCTGGGGCACGCAAGGAAATGCTGGAGTCGTATGTCAAGCGGCTTGAGGATCTGGAGAAGATTGCCAACTCCTTCAAGGGCGTTGAGAAATCCTATGCCATTCAAGCCGGGCGAGAGGTTCGTATTATTGTCAACAGCGGAGTGGTTAGCGATGCAGAGGCAATGATCGTGAGCAAAGATATTGTCAAAAAGATCGAGCAGGAGTTGACCTATCCCGGCCAGATTCGAGTGACCGTAATTAGGGAAACCAGGGCAGTGGAATACGCTAAATAATAACTTTCTGAAAAGCTGATGGGATCCTTGCTTGTATGGAGCCCATCAGCTTTTTTTTTGCTTGAGCATCAATTCGTGGCCACCACATGAAAATATCAATTGAAAAACAGGTTGAGCTGATAGAGCGCGGGGCGGTCAACGTTATTTCCAGGCCAGATCTCGTCAAAAAATTGGAAAAGTCGCAAGCGACCGGTATTCCCTTAAGAATTAAGGCAGGATTTGATCCGACCGCTCCGGATCTCCATTTGGGGCATACCGTTCTTATCCAGAAGTTGAAGCATTTTCAGGATCTCGGCCATGAGATTTGTTTTCTGATCGGTGATTTTACCGGGATGATTGGAGATCCGACCGGAAAATCCGAGACCCGCAAGCCTTTGACGGTGGAGCAGGTTGAAAAAAATGCCGAGAGCTATAAAGAGCAGATTTTCAAGATTCTCGATCCTGAGAAAACTACAGTTGTGTTTAACAGCACTTGGCTGAACAAACTCACTTCCAAGGATTTTATCATGCTTGCCTCGCAACTTACTGTGGCGCGCATGCTTGAACGTGAGGATTTTAAGGTCCGTTTTGAAAATGAACGGCCTATCAGCATCCACGAGTTTCTCTATCCTCTGATCCAGGGGTACGA contains the following coding sequences:
- a CDS encoding bifunctional UDP-N-acetylglucosamine diphosphorylase/glucosamine-1-phosphate N-acetyltransferase GlmU, giving the protein MEFSSVVGLVLAAGKGTRMKSDRPKVLHEAFFSPMIHHVVDVLQAISLGRNIVVTGHQHRLVEESLRGYPLSFVHQSQQLGTGHAVLACEGDLREHKGHVLILCGDTPLVRPETLRQFLQAHVESASQLTVMTTKVLDPSNYGRIVSDEYGNIVKIVEEKDATREQKEIKEINAGIYCVEATFLFDSLKRVGTDNMQGEIYLTDIVGIATGDGVHVHKFCCSDSEEILGVNSRRELSQAHTVLQRRYLHALMESGVTLIQPESVTIEKTVIIGKDSVIYPYTSLTGKCTIGAGVCIDSFVKIRDCMIGDSARIGSFAHLQQSNIPAWCTVAPHTIEVKTR
- a CDS encoding cell division protein ZapB — protein: MEYEEDLKKLESNVEKMLNNLDSVQGDKVRLQADIVRLEQDKKELEEQVKRLKEEKQSIHQRVSGLLGSIEKWEKAGAIEVVPASAANALGKGPSQPVQGVLVGD
- a CDS encoding cell division protein ZapA yields the protein MERLVTFKVLGQEYPLYTDAPEKDVQEILSLVKMQLENVGQASQHVLPANKIGILTSLNIASKYVKMKREYEEYKQRVEEKIILLSEKIEKNC
- the rny gene encoding ribonuclease Y — protein: MTVQIILAIVLGICSGVGLGFLVRKKFLEDRTENLEAQGRKLIENALAEAEQIKKEALLQSKDDAFALKQEAEREIKALKKDVLEEEKKFIQKLEQIERKMDFLDKREMDFLKKEQAFAREEEVVARRQKEIDLIIEEQRVQLEKISGISREEAIKQLTDSIESEARMEAAKMVVKIENETKIIADKKAKDIIALAISRYAGDYVAEKTVSVVPLPNEEMKGRIIGREGRNIRAIEAATGIDIIIDDTPEAVILSGFNPVRREVARQSLERLITDGRIHPARIEEIVEKVSEELEVTMREAGEQATFDVGAHGVNLELIKLLGRLKYRTSYGQNVLQHSLEVAFLCGVMAAELGVDVKRAKRAGLLHDIGKAVDHEIEGSHASIGADLAKKYGESPVIVHAIAAHHEDIAPDGILDVLVQSADALSGARPGARKEMLESYVKRLEDLEKIANSFKGVEKSYAIQAGREVRIIVNSGVVSDAEAMIVSKDIVKKIEQELTYPGQIRVTVIRETRAVEYAK